A window of Nitrosopumilus sp. contains these coding sequences:
- a CDS encoding PEFG-CTERM sorting domain-containing protein, protein MTTNTQKTILLLTITAMIVSIPSAFAEQVTVSLPAGSSVPGCEETNKCYIPSKITIHPGDKVVWSNDDTAAHTVTSGTPANGSDGKFDSSLFMAGTTFSHTFDTLGEYPYYCIVHPWMIGSVLTTVGGGVKADLGEMTIGSGMQSSNSNMISSMSSIKVSDTDLMIGYTITSGNVVSVMPDVDTNSLIIGINADKDGIITLELPRSVLDAKMNNNDDEFFVLVDGEEVNYDESVTKTHRTLSVSFPAGTDEIEIIGTFVIPEFGTIAAMILAIATISIIAISAKSRLSVMPRL, encoded by the coding sequence ATGACAACAAATACACAAAAGACAATCTTGCTTTTGACAATAACTGCGATGATAGTTTCAATACCTAGTGCATTTGCTGAACAAGTTACAGTCAGTCTTCCTGCAGGTTCTAGTGTTCCAGGCTGCGAGGAAACAAACAAATGCTATATCCCATCTAAAATAACAATACATCCGGGAGACAAAGTGGTGTGGAGTAACGATGACACTGCAGCCCATACTGTCACTAGTGGCACTCCTGCAAATGGTTCTGATGGAAAATTTGATAGTTCGTTATTTATGGCAGGAACCACATTTTCACACACATTTGACACTTTGGGAGAATACCCATATTATTGCATAGTCCATCCGTGGATGATAGGCTCTGTGTTAACAACTGTAGGTGGAGGTGTTAAAGCAGATCTTGGTGAAATGACAATTGGTTCTGGAATGCAGTCATCTAATTCAAATATGATTTCCAGCATGTCTTCAATCAAGGTGTCAGACACAGATCTAATGATAGGGTACACGATAACATCTGGCAATGTAGTAAGTGTTATGCCTGATGTGGATACAAATTCACTCATAATTGGAATCAATGCCGACAAGGATGGAATTATCACATTAGAATTACCACGTTCTGTCTTGGATGCAAAGATGAACAATAACGATGATGAATTTTTTGTATTGGTAGATGGTGAAGAGGTAAACTATGATGAATCAGTTACAAAAACACATCGAACATTGAGTGTTTCATTTCCTGCAGGTACTGATGAAATTGAAATTATAGGTACATTCGTTATTCCAGAATTTGGCACAATAGCTGCAATGATTCTAGCAATTGCAACCATATCCATAATTGCAATATCTGCAAAATCAAGATTAAGTGTAATGCCAAGACTCTAA